Proteins encoded within one genomic window of Kibdelosporangium phytohabitans:
- a CDS encoding DUF742 domain-containing protein gives MDDGWYDEAAGPLVRPYAITAGRTPSATTSGKLDVATQVMTLRTAERTESAGLTPEHLKIRRLCKRPLSVAELAVHMNLPLGVIRVLCGDLIERGVVIVRSPAQRAGTPDRELLQAVLDGLSNL, from the coding sequence GTGGACGACGGTTGGTACGACGAGGCCGCCGGCCCGCTGGTCCGGCCGTACGCGATCACCGCGGGCCGGACCCCGTCCGCGACGACGAGCGGGAAGCTCGACGTGGCCACCCAGGTGATGACACTGCGGACGGCGGAGCGAACCGAATCCGCCGGTCTCACCCCGGAACACCTGAAGATCAGACGGCTGTGCAAGAGGCCGTTGTCCGTTGCCGAACTGGCCGTGCACATGAACCTCCCGCTCGGTGTGATCCGGGTGCTGTGCGGCGACCTGATCGAGCGCGGCGTCGTCATCGTCCGGTCGCCCGCACAACGGGCCGGGACTCCCGATCGAGAACTACTACAGGCGGTACTTGATGGCCTCTCCAACCTCTGA
- a CDS encoding roadblock/LC7 domain-containing protein, translating to MTKNTDLNWLLDDIVGRVVGTQHAIVLSADGLLLGRSTGMNKDDSDQLSAIASSLQSLAKGVSRHFNRGHVLQNLIEMEQGYLFVSAAGRGACLAVLAEASVDVEMIAYEMNRLVKRVGDYLASAPRDAAKIAERA from the coding sequence ATGACAAAGAACACCGATCTGAACTGGTTGCTCGACGACATCGTCGGCCGGGTGGTCGGCACCCAGCACGCCATCGTGTTGTCCGCGGACGGACTGCTGCTCGGCCGCTCGACGGGGATGAACAAGGACGACTCCGACCAGCTGTCGGCCATCGCGTCCAGCCTGCAGAGCCTCGCCAAGGGCGTGAGCAGGCACTTCAACCGCGGCCACGTGCTGCAGAACCTCATCGAGATGGAACAGGGCTACCTGTTCGTGTCCGCGGCCGGCCGCGGTGCCTGCCTCGCGGTGCTCGCCGAGGCGAGCGTGGACGTCGAGATGATCGCCTACGAGATGAACCGGCTGGTCAAGCGGGTCGGCGACTACCTCGCCTCGGCGCCACGGGACGCCGCGAAGATCGCGGAAAGGGCGTGA
- a CDS encoding GNAT family N-acetyltransferase: protein MRASAAELFPLFYTAHQAASAALYLTEPDVTLIEDGTYYVHEAGGAIVACGGWSKRNKLYTGSGTRSDDGRVLDPATEPARVRAMFVRHDWTRRGLARAILSACAEAARDEGFRSLALMSTLPGVPLYRAFGFSETRRTTVPLPDGVELDGVEMTLDLLT, encoded by the coding sequence ATGCGTGCATCGGCGGCGGAGCTGTTCCCGCTGTTCTACACCGCCCACCAGGCGGCCAGCGCCGCGCTCTACCTGACCGAGCCGGACGTCACGCTGATCGAGGACGGCACGTACTACGTGCACGAGGCCGGCGGCGCGATCGTCGCGTGTGGCGGCTGGAGCAAGCGCAACAAGCTCTACACGGGATCGGGCACGCGTTCCGACGACGGGCGCGTGCTCGATCCAGCCACCGAACCCGCACGGGTGCGCGCCATGTTCGTGCGCCACGACTGGACCCGGCGAGGACTGGCCAGGGCCATCCTGTCCGCCTGCGCCGAGGCGGCGCGTGACGAGGGATTTCGCTCGCTCGCGCTGATGTCCACGCTGCCCGGCGTGCCGCTGTATCGCGCGTTCGGCTTCTCCGAAACACGCCGAACGACGGTTCCGCTCCCCGACGGAGTTGAGCTCGACGGCGTGGAGATGACGTTGGACCTCTTGACATAA
- a CDS encoding HD domain-containing protein, translating to MTEKIAGIEIPDTPIAVAATELVRAAADDLLFHHSRRVYLWGSLKARARGMDVNPEAAYVGAMFHDLGLTPRHRTTGRRFELDGAEAARTFLLEHGYSEFDARQVWYAIALHTTPQIPAHLAPEIAVVTFGVETDVIGVGIDEINPDEIAAVTAAHPRRNFKIEILKAFNDGMKDRPDSTFGTMNDDVLAHFDPDFRRTDFVSLINENAWPQ from the coding sequence ATGACCGAGAAGATCGCCGGGATCGAGATCCCGGACACGCCGATTGCCGTCGCCGCCACCGAACTCGTCCGTGCCGCGGCCGACGACCTGCTGTTCCACCATTCCCGCCGCGTCTACCTGTGGGGCTCGCTCAAGGCACGCGCCCGGGGCATGGACGTCAACCCGGAAGCCGCGTACGTCGGGGCGATGTTCCACGACCTCGGGCTGACGCCGCGCCACCGCACCACCGGGCGCCGGTTCGAACTCGACGGCGCCGAGGCCGCGCGGACGTTCCTGCTGGAGCACGGGTACTCCGAGTTCGACGCACGCCAGGTCTGGTACGCGATCGCGCTGCACACCACCCCGCAGATCCCGGCACACCTGGCACCGGAGATCGCGGTGGTCACGTTCGGCGTGGAAACCGACGTCATCGGGGTGGGCATCGACGAGATCAATCCTGACGAAATAGCCGCCGTCACCGCGGCGCACCCCCGGCGGAATTTCAAGATCGAGATCTTGAAAGCCTTCAACGACGGCATGAAAGACCGCCCGGACAGCACTTTCGGCACGATGAACGACGATGTGCTCGCCCACTTCGACCCGGACTTCCGGCGAACCGACTTCGTTTCCCTGATCAACGAAAACGCGTGGCCGCAGTGA
- a CDS encoding GlxA family transcriptional regulator, whose amino-acid sequence MRVGMVVFDGVKLLDVAGPMEVFAEAGRVGDVGYELITLAVGKDTVTSSTGMAVKVDADLRTTSVDTLLVAGGDRLVGKAIEPELVDAVRDAASRTPRVCSICTGAFVLAAAGVLDGRRATTHWRQTDLLARSYPRITVEPDSIWVRDGSVFTSAGVSAGIDLALALLEQDAGGELARSVAQLLVVFLQRPGGQSQFSPSTAHPRPRSSVLRAVMDAVVADPSQDHSAARMAAAASVSPRHLTRLFHAGLGLTPARYVEEVRMDAGKRALEQGMTVAKAAQVAGFGTSESMRRAFVLRLGVSPRAYQQRFRSTLR is encoded by the coding sequence ATGCGGGTCGGGATGGTCGTGTTCGACGGGGTCAAGCTGCTGGACGTGGCCGGCCCGATGGAGGTCTTCGCCGAGGCCGGACGCGTCGGCGACGTCGGCTACGAGCTGATCACCCTCGCGGTCGGCAAGGACACCGTCACGTCGTCGACCGGGATGGCGGTCAAAGTGGACGCCGATCTGCGGACCACGAGCGTGGACACGCTGCTCGTCGCGGGCGGCGACCGGCTCGTCGGCAAGGCGATCGAGCCCGAACTCGTCGACGCCGTCCGCGACGCGGCGTCCCGCACGCCACGGGTGTGCTCGATCTGCACGGGCGCGTTCGTCCTCGCCGCCGCCGGGGTGCTGGACGGCCGCCGGGCCACCACGCACTGGCGGCAAACGGACCTGCTGGCCAGGAGCTACCCGCGGATCACCGTGGAACCCGACTCGATCTGGGTGCGCGACGGCTCCGTCTTCACCTCCGCCGGGGTGTCGGCGGGCATCGACCTCGCGCTGGCCCTGCTGGAGCAGGACGCGGGCGGGGAGCTGGCCAGGTCGGTGGCGCAGTTGCTGGTCGTGTTCCTGCAACGGCCCGGCGGGCAGTCCCAGTTCTCGCCGTCGACGGCACACCCGCGCCCGCGCTCGTCCGTGCTGCGCGCGGTGATGGACGCCGTGGTGGCGGATCCCAGCCAGGACCACTCGGCCGCCAGGATGGCCGCGGCTGCCTCGGTCAGCCCCCGGCACCTGACCAGGTTGTTCCACGCCGGACTGGGGCTGACGCCCGCTCGCTACGTCGAGGAAGTCCGGATGGACGCGGGGAAACGAGCACTTGAACAGGGGATGACGGTCGCGAAAGCCGCGCAGGTGGCGGGTTTCGGGACGTCGGAGTCGATGCGGCGCGCGTTCGTCCTGCGGCTGGGAGTGTCGCCACGCGCGTACCAGCAACGGTTCCGGTCCACGCTACGGTAG
- a CDS encoding LamG-like jellyroll fold domain-containing protein, whose protein sequence is MSRRLLALVCALLVVLPATAAASGVAPSTALVGVQQVLYRGGTAGYGCFRIPVMARTTAGTLLAFAEARKSPSCADRGDVDLVVRRSTNDGRTWGPIRVVTSGSPQDPDAPHTRGNAVPVMDAETGKVNLISTSNEATPTGKRLPWIQRSADDGLTWTAPKPLGASFDGTNNGWFATGPAHGIQLENGPHKGRLVVGAHQKPNATTVLAGVLYSDDHGDSWRASTVPNSYVDGQLSPGEIAVAELPDGSLYAAARNEIPTGHHRARAVSTDGGTTMPKFAAIPSLVSPNVQGSILPLRRTYRGTPGDVIVFAGPSDPDDREKLKIRYSTDRGTTWSSPPGGLVTNDRSGYSDLAELTGGEIGVLYEGGVAFSADEIRFTRFTPGQLGLPGTTHGTPSPQPSTPAGPTTPDSTPEANDAYLRGNASLNDGLLLDGTGGYAEIPYSRTIDPGAGDFTISTRFRHSATQTGPNQALFWGYGVGASAAQVWLRVQPGSDQIAAWVQGQSGHAYLTLADPSAATAFGDDKWHQLTLTRTGSQVTVTIDGVSATGSGVAGPVSTGVTGLRLGAKPDGTDAFAGRLGNFQLSRQGKPSLDLAFRTVDGAAVPARAPAPITDDVSGHCATASLLGGKQSPVDGRAPNSVALPVNTAHPGVETAFSPTLDLGSGDFTFAAWFRYSGAANQAIVWAYGTTAGKRSVWVRAQPGQDRLHAWVQTDTAQVAIPLVDTTSRVAFGDNQWHLLALTRTGDQVQLSVDGGTPASATGLTGSVSGDQADAIRGLRLGSKMDGTDVVQGALDDFRLYRRALTATELGQAATGRFPADLPALWWTFEGQHTQAHDVAEPITGPQTSDASTHCAHATVSGNPAVVPGKVGNAVRFDGVDDAVYMPYKPSIAVGDGDFTVSTWLRYTGTGDQVVFWAYGSGATERGLWMRGQPGKDRLLVYLQTDTGAYEAAAVDASAAAGFNDGAWHFVEVSRHAGTLTLSVDGNRLGSTAVSGSATYGDAFAVQGFRLGAKPDGTNRLTGTLDEFQIRRGAALAAHLPLNAAS, encoded by the coding sequence GTGTCTCGAAGACTTCTCGCGCTCGTCTGCGCGCTGCTCGTCGTGTTACCGGCAACCGCGGCGGCCAGCGGCGTCGCCCCGTCGACCGCGCTGGTCGGCGTGCAGCAAGTGCTCTACCGCGGCGGGACGGCCGGGTACGGGTGTTTCCGGATCCCAGTCATGGCAAGGACCACGGCGGGCACGCTGCTGGCCTTCGCCGAGGCCCGCAAGTCGCCGTCGTGCGCCGACCGGGGCGACGTCGACCTGGTGGTGCGCCGGTCGACCAACGACGGCCGGACCTGGGGACCGATCCGAGTCGTGACGTCCGGCTCACCACAGGACCCGGACGCGCCGCACACCCGCGGCAACGCGGTCCCTGTGATGGACGCCGAGACCGGCAAGGTCAACCTGATCAGCACATCCAACGAGGCGACGCCCACCGGCAAGCGGCTGCCGTGGATCCAGCGGAGCGCCGACGACGGCCTCACCTGGACCGCGCCCAAACCGCTGGGAGCCAGCTTCGACGGGACGAACAACGGCTGGTTCGCCACCGGCCCCGCGCACGGCATCCAACTGGAGAACGGCCCGCACAAGGGCCGCCTTGTCGTCGGCGCGCACCAGAAACCGAACGCCACGACCGTCCTCGCGGGCGTGCTGTACAGCGACGACCACGGCGACAGCTGGCGAGCCAGCACAGTTCCGAACTCCTATGTGGATGGTCAGCTCAGCCCGGGGGAGATCGCGGTCGCGGAACTGCCCGACGGATCGCTGTACGCGGCCGCTCGCAACGAGATCCCCACCGGACACCACCGGGCCAGGGCGGTCAGCACCGACGGCGGCACCACCATGCCGAAGTTCGCCGCGATCCCGTCGCTGGTGTCGCCGAACGTCCAAGGCTCGATCCTGCCGCTGCGCAGGACCTACCGCGGCACACCCGGTGACGTCATCGTCTTCGCGGGCCCGTCGGACCCGGACGACCGGGAGAAGCTGAAGATCCGGTACTCGACCGACCGCGGCACGACGTGGTCCAGCCCGCCCGGCGGGCTCGTCACCAACGACCGTTCCGGCTACTCCGACCTCGCCGAGCTGACCGGCGGCGAGATCGGTGTGCTCTACGAGGGCGGTGTGGCGTTCTCCGCCGACGAGATCCGCTTCACCCGGTTCACGCCCGGACAACTCGGTTTGCCCGGCACGACCCACGGGACGCCGTCACCGCAGCCGTCCACCCCGGCGGGACCGACCACACCGGACAGCACGCCCGAGGCCAACGACGCGTACCTGCGCGGCAACGCGTCCCTCAACGACGGCCTCCTGCTGGACGGGACCGGCGGCTACGCGGAAATCCCGTACTCGCGCACGATCGATCCGGGCGCGGGCGATTTCACCATCAGTACGAGGTTCCGCCACTCCGCCACCCAGACCGGCCCGAACCAAGCGCTGTTCTGGGGCTACGGCGTCGGTGCCAGTGCCGCCCAGGTGTGGCTGCGGGTTCAGCCCGGCAGTGACCAGATCGCCGCCTGGGTGCAGGGACAGAGCGGGCACGCGTACCTCACGCTGGCCGACCCGAGCGCTGCCACCGCCTTCGGTGACGACAAATGGCACCAGCTGACCCTCACCAGAACCGGATCACAGGTGACCGTGACGATCGATGGCGTGTCCGCCACCGGATCGGGCGTCGCCGGCCCGGTGTCCACGGGCGTGACGGGCCTGCGGCTCGGTGCGAAACCGGACGGCACGGACGCGTTCGCCGGGCGGCTCGGGAACTTCCAGCTGTCCCGGCAGGGCAAGCCGAGCCTGGACCTCGCGTTCAGGACCGTGGACGGTGCCGCGGTGCCCGCGCGGGCGCCCGCGCCGATCACCGACGACGTGTCCGGCCACTGCGCGACCGCGAGCCTGCTCGGCGGCAAGCAGTCACCGGTCGACGGCCGTGCGCCGAACTCGGTGGCGTTGCCCGTGAACACGGCCCATCCCGGTGTCGAGACGGCGTTCTCGCCGACGCTGGACCTCGGTTCGGGCGATTTCACGTTCGCGGCGTGGTTCCGGTACTCCGGCGCCGCGAACCAGGCGATCGTGTGGGCGTACGGCACCACGGCGGGCAAGCGTTCGGTCTGGGTGCGTGCCCAACCCGGCCAGGACCGGCTCCACGCCTGGGTGCAAACGGACACGGCCCAGGTCGCGATCCCGTTGGTGGACACGACAAGCCGTGTCGCGTTCGGCGACAACCAGTGGCATCTGCTCGCGTTGACCCGTACCGGCGACCAGGTCCAGCTCAGTGTCGACGGCGGCACGCCCGCGTCGGCCACCGGGCTGACCGGCTCGGTGAGCGGCGACCAGGCGGACGCCATCAGGGGGCTGCGCCTGGGGTCCAAGATGGACGGAACAGACGTCGTGCAGGGCGCGCTGGACGACTTCCGGCTCTACCGCAGGGCGCTGACAGCCACCGAACTCGGCCAGGCGGCGACCGGCAGGTTTCCCGCCGACCTGCCCGCCTTGTGGTGGACTTTCGAAGGCCAGCACACGCAGGCGCATGACGTCGCCGAGCCGATCACCGGTCCGCAGACCTCTGACGCCTCGACCCATTGCGCGCACGCCACGGTCTCCGGCAACCCGGCCGTGGTGCCCGGCAAGGTCGGCAACGCGGTCCGGTTCGACGGCGTGGACGATGCCGTGTACATGCCGTACAAGCCGAGTATCGCTGTGGGGGACGGCGACTTCACGGTCTCGACGTGGTTGCGTTACACCGGGACCGGTGACCAGGTCGTCTTCTGGGCGTACGGTTCGGGCGCGACGGAGCGTGGTTTGTGGATGCGTGGCCAGCCGGGCAAGGACCGGCTGCTCGTCTACCTGCAGACCGACACCGGCGCTTACGAAGCAGCGGCGGTGGACGCGTCGGCAGCGGCCGGGTTCAACGACGGCGCCTGGCATTTCGTGGAAGTCTCGCGCCACGCCGGGACGCTCACCCTGAGTGTGGACGGCAACCGGTTGGGCAGCACGGCGGTGAGCGGTTCGGCGACCTACGGTGACGCGTTCGCCGTGCAGGGCTTCAGGCTCGGCGCCAAGCCGGACGGCACCAACCGCCTCACCGGGACGCTGGACGAGTTCCAGATCCGCCGTGGCGCGGCGCTGGCGGCTCACCTGCCGCTCAACGCCGCGTCGTGA
- a CDS encoding SGNH/GDSL hydrolase family protein translates to MRRLSLLSLLVAILSAIGIHSAQAAAGAYTALGDSYSSGTGSRTYYPDSGSCLRSQYAYPVLVAQRLGSALTFAACSGARIADVQNNQLGSLNSGTAHVTVSAGGNDAGFSSVITQCAKPWPYTCTSEINAANATIRDAIPGRLDSLYNAIKTRAPNAKVVVVGYPRIFNGEECNALARISPGEQAELNKSADLLAGVISARAAAHGFAFADPRPAFTGHAVCDDAEWLNGLSNPVSESYHPNRTGQSSGYTPLVAARM, encoded by the coding sequence ATGCGCCGGTTATCCCTGCTGTCCCTGTTGGTCGCCATACTCAGTGCGATCGGCATCCACAGCGCACAAGCCGCGGCGGGCGCGTACACCGCGCTCGGCGACTCGTACTCGTCAGGAACAGGCTCACGGACCTACTACCCCGACAGCGGTTCCTGCCTGCGCTCGCAATACGCCTACCCTGTGCTCGTCGCGCAGCGGCTGGGTTCGGCGCTCACGTTCGCCGCGTGCTCGGGCGCCCGGATCGCCGATGTGCAGAACAACCAGCTCGGCAGCCTCAACTCCGGCACCGCGCACGTAACGGTGTCCGCGGGCGGCAACGACGCCGGGTTCAGCTCGGTGATCACGCAGTGCGCCAAGCCATGGCCGTACACCTGCACGAGCGAGATCAACGCCGCCAACGCCACCATCCGCGACGCCATCCCCGGGCGTTTGGACAGTTTGTACAACGCCATCAAGACACGCGCACCGAACGCGAAGGTGGTCGTGGTCGGCTACCCGCGCATCTTCAACGGCGAGGAGTGCAACGCGCTGGCCAGGATCAGCCCCGGTGAGCAGGCCGAGCTGAACAAGAGCGCGGACCTGCTCGCCGGAGTGATCTCGGCACGGGCCGCCGCACACGGGTTCGCTTTCGCCGACCCGCGTCCGGCGTTCACGGGTCACGCCGTGTGCGACGACGCCGAATGGCTCAACGGCCTGTCGAACCCGGTTTCGGAGTCGTACCACCCGAACCGGACCGGCCAGTCCTCCGGTTACACACCGCTGGTCGCCGCCAGGATGTGA
- a CDS encoding amino acid ABC transporter substrate-binding protein, with the protein MPRTHQPPVQPRHWLTRYRWPAAVVVVVALGAWLGVARPWDQPDPGPCGAGMTAVGSPYICAGLNLDSTPMQANDPLGDLRAVLAEYNGKVTGEFRTVVLLENMTVNPAIDSTPTNFLRHEIQGAIAAAWPEAGKASGTKLMLANFGSNAEHWRIAVDRIVAAAPGQRIAAVVGIGMSVANSRAAVAELSRHGIATIGATITADSMNTDLSGKRIKNFFRVGPTNTDEANAAANYVAGQGYRRIMMIQDTNPGNIYATTLASAFARRADVRIEFTKKYESPDTEPTGATREELLRRLFSGMHSDVCTGRPDLIYFAGRGVDVRSFVTALSGDGACQEIGEVTVMTGDDAATLVGRPLPLQGDIKARVLYTALAHPDQWKNFPQATSSAAYQTNYENFSAKFLDTHKFPADDLWDGTAIMLHDAVASAMRAAKDIPATDPSAVANFIANLDCNSAVPGASGFIAFDQDTGNQVNKAIPIVGITAEGTMNPVGLVWSKGTPVCA; encoded by the coding sequence ATGCCGAGAACCCACCAGCCGCCGGTCCAGCCCCGGCACTGGCTGACCCGATACCGTTGGCCCGCCGCGGTTGTCGTCGTCGTCGCGCTGGGGGCGTGGCTCGGCGTGGCTCGTCCGTGGGACCAGCCGGACCCGGGTCCCTGCGGTGCGGGGATGACGGCCGTCGGGTCCCCGTACATCTGCGCGGGACTGAACCTCGATTCCACGCCGATGCAGGCCAACGACCCGCTCGGCGATCTTCGCGCCGTTCTCGCCGAGTACAACGGCAAGGTCACCGGGGAGTTCAGGACCGTGGTCCTGCTCGAGAACATGACCGTGAACCCGGCGATCGACAGCACACCCACGAACTTCCTGCGGCACGAGATCCAGGGGGCGATCGCCGCGGCGTGGCCGGAGGCGGGCAAGGCGTCCGGCACGAAGCTGATGCTGGCCAACTTCGGCAGCAACGCCGAGCACTGGCGGATCGCGGTCGACCGGATCGTCGCGGCCGCCCCGGGCCAGCGGATCGCCGCTGTGGTCGGGATCGGCATGAGCGTGGCCAACAGCCGCGCGGCCGTCGCCGAACTGTCCCGGCACGGCATCGCCACCATCGGCGCGACGATCACCGCGGACAGCATGAACACCGACCTGTCGGGCAAGCGGATCAAGAACTTCTTCCGGGTCGGTCCGACGAACACCGACGAGGCCAACGCCGCCGCGAACTACGTGGCCGGCCAGGGCTACCGGCGGATCATGATGATCCAGGACACCAACCCCGGCAACATCTACGCCACGACGCTGGCGAGCGCGTTCGCGCGGCGCGCCGACGTGCGGATCGAGTTCACCAAGAAGTACGAGTCGCCGGACACCGAACCGACCGGGGCGACCCGGGAGGAACTGCTGCGCAGACTCTTCTCGGGGATGCACTCCGACGTGTGCACGGGCAGACCGGACCTGATCTACTTCGCCGGTCGCGGCGTCGACGTCCGCTCCTTCGTCACGGCGCTGTCCGGGGACGGTGCGTGCCAGGAAATCGGCGAGGTCACCGTGATGACGGGTGACGACGCGGCGACGCTCGTGGGCAGGCCGTTGCCCCTGCAGGGCGACATCAAGGCACGGGTGCTGTACACGGCGCTGGCTCACCCCGACCAGTGGAAGAACTTCCCCCAAGCGACCTCGTCGGCGGCGTACCAGACCAACTACGAGAACTTCTCGGCGAAGTTCCTCGACACTCACAAGTTCCCCGCCGACGACCTCTGGGACGGCACAGCGATCATGCTGCACGACGCGGTCGCCTCGGCGATGCGGGCGGCGAAGGACATCCCGGCCACGGACCCCAGCGCGGTCGCCAACTTCATCGCCAACCTCGACTGCAACTCGGCCGTGCCGGGCGCGAGCGGTTTCATCGCGTTCGACCAGGACACGGGAAACCAGGTGAACAAGGCGATCCCGATCGTGGGCATCACGGCCGAGGGAACCATGAATCCCGTCGGCCTGGTGTGGTCGAAAGGAACGCCGGTGTGCGCCTAG
- a CDS encoding S8 family peptidase, translating into MSRSIRILLATALAATCLGAATTQAAAQATATPRPVTPKAIAGQYLVTVKWHSDMQALLDKIGIRPLFTYGTVTFGFAARLTDAQVRLLRMAPEVEAVENDAEVELVIPPGDSRAVSSWGLDRIDQRDLPLDGKYSPAHDGAPVTAYILDTGIQHNHPEFGGRASFGYDAMNDGRRGEDCNGHGTHVAGTVGGSTYGVAKQVKLVSVRVLGCDGRGSWSGIIAGFDWVGANARKPAVLNGSLGGTPGISQVDTAANAVADKGVFVAVAGGNDAADSCNYSPARATRAFTVGATARNDSYAMYSNRGQCVQLLAPGTDITSAWIGTTTRTISGTSMASPHVAGVAALVKHAHGDRSQGDVTNWLWEQASTGRISQVPANTPNYLLNTGGL; encoded by the coding sequence ATGTCACGATCGATTCGGATACTGCTGGCGACCGCGCTCGCGGCGACGTGCCTCGGCGCGGCCACCACACAGGCCGCCGCGCAGGCCACCGCGACGCCGCGGCCGGTCACGCCGAAAGCCATCGCGGGCCAGTACCTGGTGACCGTCAAGTGGCACAGCGACATGCAGGCTTTGCTCGACAAGATCGGTATCCGGCCGCTGTTCACGTACGGCACGGTGACGTTCGGGTTCGCCGCGCGGCTCACCGACGCGCAAGTGCGCCTCCTGCGGATGGCGCCGGAGGTCGAAGCCGTCGAGAACGACGCGGAAGTCGAACTCGTGATCCCACCGGGCGATTCGAGAGCGGTCTCGTCGTGGGGTCTGGACCGGATCGACCAGCGCGACCTGCCCCTGGACGGGAAGTACTCGCCCGCCCACGACGGCGCACCCGTGACCGCCTACATCCTGGACACCGGGATCCAGCACAACCACCCCGAATTCGGCGGCCGGGCGAGCTTCGGCTACGACGCGATGAACGACGGTCGCCGCGGCGAGGACTGCAACGGGCACGGCACCCACGTCGCCGGGACCGTCGGCGGATCCACGTACGGCGTCGCCAAGCAGGTGAAGCTGGTCAGCGTCCGGGTACTGGGCTGCGACGGCCGCGGCTCGTGGTCCGGGATCATCGCGGGTTTCGACTGGGTCGGCGCGAACGCCCGCAAACCCGCGGTGCTCAACGGATCCCTGGGTGGCACGCCCGGCATCAGCCAGGTGGACACCGCGGCCAACGCGGTGGCCGACAAGGGCGTGTTCGTCGCGGTCGCGGGCGGCAACGACGCGGCTGACTCGTGCAACTACTCCCCCGCCAGGGCCACACGAGCCTTCACGGTCGGTGCGACGGCCAGGAACGACAGCTACGCGATGTACAGCAACCGAGGCCAGTGCGTCCAGTTGCTCGCACCCGGCACCGACATCACCTCGGCGTGGATCGGCACCACCACCAGGACCATCAGCGGCACGTCGATGGCCTCGCCGCACGTGGCTGGTGTCGCGGCACTGGTCAAGCACGCCCACGGCGACCGGTCGCAGGGTGACGTGACGAACTGGCTGTGGGAGCAGGCCTCGACCGGCCGGATCAGCCAGGTCCCGGCCAACACCCCCAACTACCTGCTGAACACCGGCGGACTATGA
- a CDS encoding pyridoxamine 5'-phosphate oxidase family protein, with protein sequence MDTAGLESLSAQECFRLLAKIPLGRVVYTDRALPAVLPVTFALHEKAVIIRTSAHSRLAVAATGKVVAFEADEYAESCVRSGWSVVAIGHAVKVTDPGELEVARQLGLRAWAPDAEDWYIRISVEIVSGRRLPS encoded by the coding sequence GTGGACACGGCAGGGCTGGAATCGCTCTCAGCGCAGGAGTGTTTCCGTTTGCTGGCCAAGATCCCCTTGGGCCGGGTGGTGTACACGGACCGGGCGCTGCCCGCCGTGCTCCCGGTGACTTTCGCACTGCACGAGAAAGCCGTGATCATCCGGACGTCGGCGCACAGCAGGCTCGCGGTCGCGGCGACCGGGAAGGTGGTGGCTTTCGAGGCTGACGAGTACGCGGAATCCTGTGTCCGAAGTGGATGGAGCGTCGTCGCCATCGGACACGCGGTGAAGGTCACCGATCCCGGTGAACTGGAAGTCGCTCGGCAACTGGGGCTACGGGCGTGGGCCCCGGATGCCGAGGACTGGTACATCCGGATATCGGTTGAGATCGTCTCCGGCCGGAGGCTGCCTTCGTGA